One window of the Canis aureus isolate CA01 chromosome 1, VMU_Caureus_v.1.0, whole genome shotgun sequence genome contains the following:
- the MPC1 gene encoding mitochondrial pyruvate carrier 1 — translation MAGALVRKAADYVRSKDFRDYLMSTHFWGPVANWGLPIAAINDMKKSPEIISGRMTFALCCYSLTFMRFAYKVQPRNWLLFACHATNEVAQLIQGGRLIKHEMSKKASA, via the exons ATGGCGGGCGCGCTGGTGCGGAAGGCGGCGGACTACGTCCGGAGCAAGGACTTTCGGGACTACCTCATGAG CACC CATTTCTGGGGCCCTGTAGCCAACTGGGGTCTTCCCATTGCTGCCATCAATGACATGAAAAAGTCTCCAGAGATTATCAGTGGGCGGATGACATTTG CCCTCTGTTGTTACTCCTTGACATTCATGAGATTTGCCTACAAGGTCCAGCCTCGAAACTGGCTTCTGTTTGCATGCCATGCCACAAATGAAGTAGCCCAGCTCATTCAGGGAGGACGCCTTATCAAACATGA GATGAGTAAAAAGGCATCAGCATAA